Proteins encoded within one genomic window of Synechococcus sp. PCC 7335:
- the psbF gene encoding cytochrome b559 subunit beta, which translates to MTSGNPNEPISYPIFTVRWLSVHALAVPSVFFLGAIAAMQFIQR; encoded by the coding sequence ATGACAAGTGGCAACCCTAACGAACCCATTTCCTATCCGATTTTTACCGTGCGCTGGCTGTCTGTACATGCTTTAGCTGTGCCTTCAGTATTCTTCCTAGGCGCGATCGCAGCCATGCAGTTCATTCAACGCTAG
- a CDS encoding photosystem II reaction center protein L, with protein MADRPTNPNKQPVELNRTSLYLGLLVVFVTGLLFSSYFFN; from the coding sequence ATGGCAGATAGACCCACTAACCCAAATAAGCAGCCCGTAGAGCTAAACCGAACGTCCTTATACTTAGGTTTGCTCGTTGTCTTTGTAACCGGATTGCTGTTTTCTAGCTACTTCTTTAACTAG
- a CDS encoding photosystem II reaction center protein J, producing the protein MFQNGKIPLWIVATVAGIGVLGVVGIFFYGSYVGTGSAV; encoded by the coding sequence ATGTTTCAAAACGGTAAGATTCCTCTTTGGATCGTCGCGACTGTCGCTGGCATTGGTGTTCTCGGTGTCGTTGGCATCTTCTTCTACGGTTCCTACGTAGGTACTGGCTCTGCTGTCTAA
- the psaI gene encoding photosystem I reaction center subunit VIII, with protein sequence MSASFLPTILVPTVGLVFPAIAMAALFLYIERGQATTGGESAPWGQVSEDSQTDVV encoded by the coding sequence ATGTCGGCTTCTTTTCTGCCCACTATTTTAGTGCCTACTGTTGGTTTGGTATTCCCTGCGATCGCGATGGCTGCCCTCTTTCTATACATCGAACGGGGTCAGGCGACAACTGGTGGTGAGTCTGCACCTTGGGGTCAGGTGTCCGAAGATAGCCAAACAGATGTCGTGTAG
- a CDS encoding GlsB/YeaQ/YmgE family stress response membrane protein, with the protein MGILAWVILGLLAGAIARAIYPGHQGLGILGTMVLGIIGAVVGGFIANAVVGVGAGLSIPGVIVAVLGAILTLFIYYAVTKRTA; encoded by the coding sequence ATGGGCATTCTTGCTTGGGTTATTTTAGGGTTATTGGCTGGTGCGATCGCTCGCGCTATTTACCCTGGCCATCAGGGTTTGGGTATTCTTGGAACTATGGTTTTAGGTATCATCGGTGCGGTTGTTGGTGGTTTTATTGCTAACGCTGTAGTTGGCGTCGGAGCAGGCTTATCTATCCCTGGCGTCATTGTCGCCGTGCTGGGTGCTATCCTTACTTTGTTCATCTACTACGCGGTTACAAAGCGTACTGCATGA
- a CDS encoding FAD-binding domain-containing protein: MADDLVLFWHRRDLRIRDNLGLAAARKRTPKVVGVFCLDPGILNGDDIAPARVSYMIGSLAELQENYQSAGSELLILKGKPEEAIPNLASALGAAAVYWNRDVEPYARERDPNVASALKDRDIESSTQYWDQLLLPPDALKTGAGEPYKVYTPFWRKWIRQEKQPPASTFAAATGLSPHEKSLANKAGNIDLPTAKALGYEWENELLLQPGEAAALAQLEKFCDDRRVIAEYDQQRDYPSIAGTSTLSAALKFGTLGIRTVWEAASDAYSRARSEETHRNIRTWQQELAWREFYQSVMYTFPNLAEGPYREPLKDFPWDNDEDLFQAWCEGKTGYPIVDAAMRQLNQTGWMHNRCRMIVASFLTKDLIIDWRWGEKYFMQHLFDGDLSANNGGWQWSASSGMDPKPLRIFNPASQAKKYDPEAEYIREWLPEIRHLDTGALVSGKIDSNDLEGTGYPCKVVDHKEQQAIFKERYKAQKAS; encoded by the coding sequence ATGGCAGACGATTTGGTGCTGTTTTGGCATCGACGGGATTTGCGAATTCGAGACAATTTAGGACTAGCCGCCGCACGAAAGCGCACACCAAAGGTCGTTGGGGTCTTCTGCCTAGACCCTGGAATCTTGAATGGGGACGACATTGCACCAGCTCGGGTGAGCTACATGATCGGCTCGCTGGCTGAGCTTCAAGAAAACTATCAGTCGGCGGGTAGTGAACTGCTTATCCTCAAGGGCAAACCCGAAGAAGCAATACCCAACCTCGCAAGCGCCTTGGGTGCTGCGGCTGTCTACTGGAACCGTGATGTGGAACCCTATGCTAGAGAACGCGATCCGAACGTCGCTAGCGCCTTGAAAGACAGAGATATTGAAAGCTCTACTCAATACTGGGACCAGCTTCTTCTTCCGCCTGACGCACTAAAAACCGGAGCTGGTGAGCCGTATAAGGTTTATACACCCTTCTGGCGTAAATGGATTAGACAAGAGAAGCAGCCGCCTGCTTCGACGTTTGCCGCAGCGACTGGCCTTAGCCCGCACGAAAAGTCCTTGGCGAATAAAGCTGGAAATATTGACTTGCCCACAGCTAAGGCGCTGGGATACGAGTGGGAAAACGAGCTTCTATTGCAGCCTGGAGAAGCTGCTGCGCTGGCACAGTTGGAAAAGTTTTGCGACGACAGACGGGTGATCGCAGAGTACGATCAGCAGCGTGACTATCCGTCTATTGCGGGTACTTCTACCCTCAGCGCTGCGCTCAAGTTTGGCACTCTAGGCATCCGCACTGTTTGGGAAGCCGCTAGCGATGCCTACAGCCGGGCTCGCAGCGAAGAAACTCATCGTAATATTCGCACCTGGCAGCAGGAACTAGCTTGGAGAGAGTTTTATCAAAGCGTCATGTACACCTTTCCAAACTTAGCTGAAGGCCCCTATCGTGAACCGCTCAAAGATTTTCCTTGGGACAATGACGAAGATCTTTTTCAAGCCTGGTGTGAGGGCAAAACTGGCTACCCAATTGTGGACGCTGCTATGCGCCAGCTTAACCAAACTGGCTGGATGCACAACCGCTGTCGGATGATAGTTGCTAGTTTCTTGACCAAAGATCTGATTATCGATTGGCGCTGGGGCGAGAAGTACTTCATGCAGCATTTGTTCGATGGCGATCTATCTGCTAACAACGGCGGTTGGCAGTGGAGCGCCTCTAGCGGCATGGATCCTAAACCGTTAAGAATTTTCAACCCAGCTAGCCAAGCCAAAAAATACGACCCAGAAGCTGAGTATATCCGTGAGTGGCTACCTGAAATTCGTCATCTCGATACGGGAGCGCTTGTTAGCGGCAAGATCGATTCAAATGATTTAGAAGGGACTGGCTATCCTTGCAAAGTTGTTGATCACAAAGAGCAGCAAGCTATCTTTAAAGAAAGGTACAAAGCCCAGAAAGCCAGCTGA
- a CDS encoding NUDIX hydrolase, whose product MTFGQEPPQLLKHRLFYEGKKFNFEVARFRLPNQSVGDWECIRHPGGSMAVPVTSSNQFVLVRQYRFALQTRLLEFPAGTVEIDEKPLVTIQREIQEETGYKAATWKHLGKFPNAPGYSDEIIHAYLATDLEKLPDGPQLEEDEDLEVLLMDAEALEKEILAGTPIDAKSIAAFYMARAILRI is encoded by the coding sequence ATGACCTTTGGACAAGAACCCCCTCAGCTATTGAAGCATCGCCTGTTCTATGAAGGCAAAAAGTTCAACTTTGAGGTTGCAAGGTTTCGACTACCGAATCAGTCAGTCGGTGATTGGGAGTGTATCAGGCATCCAGGCGGCTCGATGGCTGTCCCAGTAACCAGCAGTAATCAATTTGTCTTAGTCCGTCAGTATCGCTTTGCCTTGCAAACGCGTTTGCTAGAGTTTCCAGCAGGTACAGTCGAAATTGACGAAAAACCACTAGTCACAATCCAAAGAGAGATCCAGGAAGAAACTGGCTATAAAGCCGCTACCTGGAAACATCTTGGTAAGTTTCCAAACGCACCCGGTTATTCTGACGAAATCATTCATGCATACCTGGCCACCGATCTAGAAAAGCTGCCTGATGGTCCTCAGCTAGAAGAAGACGAAGATCTTGAAGTCTTGCTGATGGACGCAGAGGCTTTAGAAAAAGAGATTCTAGCTGGCACGCCCATAGATGCTAAGTCTATTGCCGCATTCTATATGGCTAGAGCGATCCTAAGAATCTAG
- the folK gene encoding 2-amino-4-hydroxy-6-hydroxymethyldihydropteridine diphosphokinase — MNHPSKTDSDRTSWLPAAIGLGSNLGESQKILLAAIEVIDSAVHTTVVGRSHFYKTAAIGPPQPDYINACITIETELSAQQLLSYLLAVEQQFGRVRRERWGPRSLDLDLLLYGSYGSHIINRPGLTIPHPRLHERLFVLVPLTDVAPKWQHPIVQITVEACLAKLLQQPIGQVIDQVSFEQLAG, encoded by the coding sequence ATGAATCATCCATCTAAAACCGATAGTGATCGCACTTCCTGGCTACCAGCAGCTATTGGCTTAGGAAGTAACCTTGGTGAGTCGCAGAAGATTCTGTTGGCGGCAATTGAGGTCATTGATAGCGCTGTGCATACCACTGTGGTAGGGCGATCGCACTTCTACAAAACTGCCGCCATCGGCCCGCCGCAGCCTGACTACATCAATGCCTGTATCACTATCGAGACAGAGCTATCGGCGCAACAACTCCTTAGCTATTTGCTAGCCGTAGAGCAGCAGTTTGGCAGAGTACGTAGAGAAAGATGGGGACCTAGGTCATTAGATCTTGACTTACTCTTATACGGCAGTTACGGCAGCCATATCATCAATAGACCGGGGCTTACGATTCCTCATCCTCGCCTACATGAAAGGCTTTTTGTTTTAGTGCCCCTTACAGACGTTGCCCCAAAGTGGCAACACCCCATTGTTCAAATCACCGTAGAAGCGTGCTTAGCCAAGCTTTTACAGCAACCAATAGGTCAGGTCATAGACCAGGTTAGTTTCGAGCAACTTGCAGGGTGA
- the trxA gene encoding thioredoxin, with translation MAVKQEFKSFEDLVGSAEQPVLVDFYADWCGPCQMMAKILVDVGAQMKGEVKIAKIDTEKYPQIASEHNIHALPTLVLFKGGQPLDRIEGVLTADQLISRVRGALSGDA, from the coding sequence ATGGCAGTCAAACAAGAATTCAAGAGCTTTGAGGATTTGGTGGGTAGCGCTGAGCAGCCAGTCTTGGTTGATTTCTATGCTGACTGGTGTGGTCCTTGCCAAATGATGGCGAAGATCTTGGTCGATGTCGGCGCCCAGATGAAGGGCGAGGTCAAGATTGCCAAGATTGATACTGAGAAATATCCTCAAATTGCCTCTGAGCACAACATTCACGCCCTGCCGACGTTGGTCTTGTTTAAAGGAGGTCAACCTTTAGATCGTATAGAGGGAGTCTTAACTGCAGATCAGCTAATTAGCAGAGTCAGAGGTGCTTTAAGCGGAGATGCTTAG
- the fabG gene encoding 3-oxoacyl-[acyl-carrier-protein] reductase — MTGALDGKVAIVTGSSRGIGKAAVLALAQQGAKVVVNYARFSNAADEVVAQVEGMGGEAIALQADVSKVDEVDALIKATIDKFGQIDVLVNNAGITRDTLLLRMKPEDWQAVIDLNLTGVFLCTRAVSKIMLKQRSGRIINISSVAGLMGNPGQANYSAAKAGVIGFTKTIAKELAPRGVTANVVAPGFIATDMTGDLKNTEEILKYIPLGRYGQPEEVAGLIRFLAADPAAAYITGQVMNVDGGMVMH, encoded by the coding sequence ATGACTGGAGCGCTAGATGGGAAGGTCGCCATCGTTACAGGTTCATCTAGAGGAATTGGCAAGGCGGCGGTTTTGGCTTTAGCTCAGCAAGGAGCCAAAGTCGTAGTGAACTATGCTCGATTTAGTAATGCGGCAGATGAGGTAGTCGCTCAAGTTGAGGGGATGGGAGGAGAGGCGATCGCCCTCCAAGCCGACGTATCCAAAGTGGACGAAGTCGATGCCTTGATCAAAGCCACTATAGACAAATTCGGTCAGATTGATGTGCTCGTCAACAATGCCGGTATCACCCGCGATACCTTGCTTCTACGAATGAAGCCCGAAGACTGGCAGGCCGTTATCGATCTCAACCTTACAGGCGTTTTTCTCTGCACCCGCGCAGTCAGCAAAATCATGTTGAAGCAGCGTTCAGGCCGGATCATCAACATTTCCTCTGTGGCTGGGCTGATGGGTAATCCTGGTCAGGCGAACTACAGCGCTGCGAAAGCGGGCGTTATTGGCTTTACCAAAACCATTGCCAAAGAGCTTGCCCCACGAGGTGTCACTGCCAACGTGGTCGCACCTGGCTTCATTGCGACGGATATGACAGGCGATCTAAAAAATACAGAGGAAATTCTCAAATACATCCCGCTGGGCCGCTACGGGCAGCCGGAAGAAGTGGCGGGTCTAATTCGATTCCTAGCTGCTGATCCGGCAGCGGCTTACATTACCGGCCAAGTGATGAACGTAGATGGCGGTATGGTGATGCATTAG
- the dcd gene encoding dCTP deaminase, which produces MIKNDTWIKHAAREGMISPFEASLIRRVELSTQGRETPVISYGLSSYGYDIRLSPNEFRIFRHVPGTVIDPKNFNPENLEPTQLRTDKNGSYFILPAHSYGLGVALERLQIPDNITTICIGKSTYARCGIIANLTPAEAGWRGYLTLEFSNSSSADCRIYANEGVVQLLFLEGEPCQVSYDTRRGKYQDQPEVVTIARV; this is translated from the coding sequence ATGATTAAAAACGATACATGGATCAAGCATGCTGCTCGTGAAGGCATGATCTCTCCCTTTGAAGCTTCGCTCATTCGTCGCGTAGAGCTGTCTACTCAAGGCCGTGAAACACCCGTCATCAGCTACGGGCTTTCTTCTTACGGCTATGACATTCGCCTTTCACCTAACGAATTTCGAATCTTCCGCCATGTTCCTGGTACCGTTATCGATCCTAAGAACTTCAACCCCGAGAATTTAGAGCCTACACAGCTCAGAACAGACAAAAACGGCAGCTATTTCATTTTGCCAGCCCATTCCTATGGGTTAGGGGTTGCTTTAGAGAGGCTACAGATACCTGACAACATCACCACCATCTGCATTGGTAAGAGCACCTACGCCCGCTGCGGTATTATCGCCAATCTCACACCTGCTGAAGCCGGCTGGCGCGGCTATCTAACCTTAGAATTTTCTAATTCCTCTAGCGCCGACTGTCGTATCTATGCAAACGAAGGCGTTGTCCAACTCTTGTTCTTAGAGGGGGAGCCTTGTCAGGTCAGCTATGACACAAGACGAGGAAAGTACCAAGATCAGCCCGAAGTAGTCACTATCGCCAGAGTGTAG
- a CDS encoding cob(I)yrinic acid a,c-diamide adenosyltransferase, with the protein MVSPLRVLPNPLDNPPVPIPAQGRPLRHPLLSAIEGTVQVFTSQHRTFFTNVMVQAMRVAEQGIPVLIMQFLKGGIDQGPENPMSMGQNLDWVRCGSPTCIKDPEVDDQTRAAVQALWAHAQLAVRGGVYGLIVLDELSLAIDFGLVLENEVLTLIKDRPSHVEVIFTGAQMPESLLDVADQVTQFRRNYLV; encoded by the coding sequence ATGGTTTCCCCGCTTAGAGTACTTCCTAACCCGCTCGATAATCCTCCAGTGCCCATTCCGGCCCAGGGCCGTCCGCTACGCCATCCACTACTTAGCGCTATCGAAGGAACCGTGCAGGTGTTTACCTCACAACACCGAACCTTCTTTACCAACGTAATGGTGCAGGCGATGCGAGTAGCTGAGCAAGGGATACCCGTCCTAATTATGCAGTTCTTAAAAGGGGGTATTGACCAGGGTCCTGAGAATCCTATGAGTATGGGTCAAAACCTAGACTGGGTTCGTTGTGGGAGCCCAACTTGTATAAAAGATCCAGAGGTAGATGATCAGACAAGAGCGGCGGTGCAAGCACTGTGGGCACATGCCCAGCTTGCCGTACGAGGAGGTGTATACGGACTAATCGTGCTTGATGAGCTCAGTCTAGCGATTGATTTTGGTCTGGTCTTAGAAAACGAGGTGCTAACGCTCATAAAAGATCGGCCCTCTCATGTAGAAGTCATCTTCACTGGCGCACAAATGCCAGAATCCCTGTTGGATGTGGCCGATCAAGTCACCCAGTTCCGCCGTAACTACTTGGTGTAA
- the rph gene encoding ribonuclease PH encodes MPWQRPDQRQPDQLRPFKFERQFTQYSAGSVLAHCGNTRVLCTASVLEGVPRFLKDSGQGWLTAEYRMLPGSTQTRKSREFMKLSGRTQEIQRLIGRSLRAALDMEALGERTITIDADVLQADGGTRTTSITGAYVALEDAIAHLIKTNELTTSPLRHQIAATSVGLIEGDPFLDLNYPEDFAADIDFNVVMNEKLEFIEVQGTAEAGSFTRSQLNAMLEYAEKGISQLMQIQKATLSESL; translated from the coding sequence ATGCCTTGGCAACGCCCTGACCAACGACAGCCCGATCAGCTGCGTCCTTTCAAGTTTGAACGACAGTTTACTCAGTATTCAGCTGGCTCTGTACTAGCTCATTGCGGTAATACGAGGGTGCTGTGTACGGCATCTGTTTTAGAAGGGGTGCCTCGTTTCCTAAAGGATTCTGGACAGGGATGGCTGACGGCAGAGTATCGAATGCTACCGGGTTCGACACAGACTCGGAAGTCCAGAGAGTTTATGAAGCTCTCTGGGCGAACGCAGGAAATTCAGCGACTAATCGGACGAAGTTTGCGAGCGGCTCTAGATATGGAGGCGCTAGGCGAGCGGACCATCACTATCGATGCGGACGTGTTGCAGGCTGATGGCGGGACTAGGACAACCTCTATTACAGGGGCATATGTGGCTTTGGAAGATGCGATCGCTCACCTCATCAAAACCAACGAGCTCACTACCTCGCCCCTACGCCACCAAATTGCGGCTACATCAGTCGGCTTGATAGAAGGCGATCCTTTTCTTGACCTTAACTATCCTGAAGATTTCGCTGCCGATATCGATTTCAATGTAGTGATGAACGAAAAGCTCGAATTTATAGAGGTACAGGGCACGGCTGAGGCGGGAAGTTTTACGCGATCACAGCTCAATGCCATGCTTGAGTACGCCGAGAAAGGAATTTCGCAGCTGATGCAAATACAAAAAGCGACCTTAAGTGAAAGTTTGTAG
- a CDS encoding energy transducer TonB — protein sequence MKLIQFIRPLFLVALGLHGLILFLPLGEESEVAIVDDLSFSEEPDLLESASDNLLESQSSPQAPEQLPISNPDALVIASRKAAAQPNTTRASVPTQTAVRRPSPSPNRSPNSVANRASSRSAESAANDSQSSEDGSANITATQTPIANTTRPRRPPTNNIPDLSETVSNSLLNDSQSATSVDVDNSPSVADLVAKLTNPISDSRLNSLLDQISDLAKSLTYSEENTDDSSANQNRASWKADIQKQANVGAVESITPTEIADLTEVTYPIESPKQAGMQARSLSLCLEEEPHDAEVGVRFDSQGNVADEPFLIRSTGYSALNDEIIATVASYQDFPPSRHSKAYLLEFKVDYDAEACVSLEELKE from the coding sequence ATGAAGCTCATTCAATTCATTCGCCCTCTTTTTTTAGTGGCTCTTGGTCTGCATGGGCTGATATTGTTCTTGCCGTTGGGTGAGGAATCAGAAGTCGCTATCGTAGACGATCTATCTTTCTCTGAGGAACCGGACCTATTAGAGTCTGCTTCAGATAACTTGCTGGAGAGTCAGTCGAGTCCTCAAGCCCCGGAGCAGCTACCCATCAGCAATCCCGATGCACTAGTGATCGCCAGTAGGAAAGCTGCTGCACAACCCAATACCACTCGTGCATCTGTCCCTACTCAGACCGCTGTTCGTCGCCCCAGTCCATCGCCTAATCGCTCACCTAATAGCGTCGCTAACAGAGCCAGTAGTCGCAGCGCTGAATCAGCTGCTAATGATTCGCAAAGTAGTGAGGACGGCTCAGCGAATATCACCGCTACTCAGACACCGATAGCCAACACTACGAGACCCCGTCGCCCTCCTACTAACAATATTCCAGATCTCTCTGAGACCGTGAGCAACAGTCTGTTGAACGACAGTCAATCAGCTACATCGGTCGATGTAGACAATTCGCCTTCAGTAGCAGACTTAGTGGCAAAACTGACAAATCCCATATCAGACTCGCGGCTAAACTCTTTACTAGATCAAATCAGCGATCTGGCTAAATCATTAACCTATAGTGAGGAGAATACAGACGATAGTAGCGCTAATCAAAATCGAGCCAGTTGGAAGGCCGATATTCAAAAGCAAGCCAATGTCGGTGCGGTAGAGAGCATCACTCCAACTGAAATTGCGGATCTAACCGAGGTCACCTATCCGATTGAGTCCCCTAAACAAGCGGGTATGCAAGCGCGATCGCTCAGTCTTTGTTTAGAAGAAGAGCCTCATGACGCTGAAGTCGGTGTTCGATTCGATTCGCAAGGCAACGTTGCAGACGAGCCCTTTTTGATCCGCAGTACGGGCTATAGCGCGCTCAACGATGAGATCATTGCTACCGTCGCAAGCTACCAAGATTTTCCACCTAGCCGTCATTCCAAAGCCTATCTCTTGGAATTCAAGGTTGATTACGATGCTGAAGCCTGTGTCAGCTTAGAAGAATTGAAAGAATAG
- the map gene encoding type I methionyl aminopeptidase produces MNFLTSLLPKISFPPALQGISGRRIELKSAMEIETMRVASKIVATVLKEINDLTQAGMTTADLDDYAEKRIREMGATPSFKGYHGFPASICASVNNEVVHGIPRKRKKINDGDLVKIDTGAYFDGFHGDSCITIAVGKVKPEAQRLAAAAEAALYAGIEQVKPGNTLLDIAGAIEDSVKANRFSVVEEFTGHGVGHNLHEEPAVFNFRTNQAPNVTLKAGMTLAIEPILNAGSQHTRTLSDRWTVVTRDRAWSAQWEHTVLVTESGYEILTDRTKV; encoded by the coding sequence ATGAATTTTCTGACTAGCCTATTACCCAAAATCTCTTTTCCGCCTGCGCTCCAAGGGATCTCTGGTAGACGCATCGAATTAAAATCAGCGATGGAAATTGAGACGATGAGAGTGGCTTCTAAAATTGTGGCAACGGTGCTAAAAGAGATCAATGATCTGACTCAAGCGGGAATGACAACTGCTGATCTAGATGACTATGCTGAGAAGCGGATTCGTGAGATGGGCGCGACACCTAGCTTCAAGGGCTATCATGGCTTTCCAGCATCTATCTGTGCGAGCGTGAACAATGAGGTGGTACACGGCATTCCTCGCAAGCGAAAGAAAATCAACGATGGCGATCTCGTCAAAATTGACACCGGTGCCTACTTTGATGGATTCCATGGCGACTCTTGCATCACGATTGCAGTAGGAAAGGTAAAACCCGAGGCACAGCGGCTAGCAGCGGCAGCCGAAGCAGCACTGTATGCTGGGATTGAGCAGGTAAAGCCAGGAAATACGCTATTAGATATTGCTGGAGCTATAGAGGATTCGGTGAAGGCGAATCGGTTTAGCGTTGTCGAAGAATTTACCGGCCATGGCGTGGGCCACAATTTACACGAAGAGCCAGCCGTGTTTAACTTTCGCACTAATCAAGCACCGAATGTGACCTTAAAAGCAGGTATGACGCTGGCGATTGAGCCCATCTTAAATGCGGGAAGTCAGCACACTCGAACTTTGAGCGATCGCTGGACAGTTGTAACACGTGATCGCGCTTGGTCGGCGCAGTGGGAGCACACGGTGCTAGTCACAGAGAGTGGATATGAGATTCTGACGGACCGCACCAAAGTTTGA
- the rplS gene encoding 50S ribosomal protein L19, with protein sequence MNAEAIIRSIEAEQIKDDLPKIYVGDTIRVGVRIVEGGKERVQPYEGTVIAMRNGGINETITVRRIFQGVGVERVFLLHAPRVASIKVIRRGKARRAKLYYLRDRIGKATRLKQRFDRSL encoded by the coding sequence ATGAACGCTGAAGCAATAATTCGCTCGATTGAGGCGGAACAAATTAAAGACGATCTACCCAAGATCTATGTTGGGGACACGATTCGTGTCGGTGTGCGAATTGTCGAGGGCGGCAAAGAGCGCGTCCAGCCCTATGAAGGGACTGTCATTGCTATGCGTAATGGTGGCATCAACGAAACCATCACCGTTCGTCGCATCTTCCAGGGTGTAGGCGTGGAGCGGGTATTTTTGCTCCATGCTCCAAGAGTTGCTAGTATTAAGGTGATTCGCCGAGGGAAGGCGCGTCGGGCTAAGCTGTATTATTTGCGTGATCGCATCGGTAAAGCAACTCGTCTGAAACAGCGCTTTGACCGCTCTCTCTAG
- the secE gene encoding preprotein translocase subunit SecE, protein MAKKDTKQAENKAKASKKSVELEKSDSFSANAFAQGTREELTKVIWPTRQQLISESAAVILMVGLSATLIYFVDKLFGWASRQIF, encoded by the coding sequence GTGGCTAAGAAAGATACTAAGCAGGCTGAGAACAAAGCTAAGGCCAGTAAGAAATCCGTCGAGCTAGAAAAAAGCGATAGCTTTAGTGCTAACGCTTTTGCCCAAGGCACTCGTGAAGAGTTAACTAAGGTAATCTGGCCAACACGTCAGCAGTTGATCAGTGAGTCGGCTGCGGTGATTCTGATGGTTGGCCTATCCGCAACGCTAATCTACTTCGTAGACAAGCTATTTGGTTGGGCCTCGCGCCAGATCTTTTAA
- the nusG gene encoding transcription termination/antitermination protein NusG encodes MAVDDLNYDESQALEEKESDGQVEEKVTVRTQRPRWYAVQVASGCEKKVKLTLEQRVKTFDLSNVILEVEIPQTPAVKMRKDGSRHSIEEKVFPGYVLIRMALDDDAWQVVKNTPHVINFVGAEQRRAQGRGRGHVKPMPLSAGEVKRIFKQTQEQAPVVKIDMAAGDKITVLSGPFKDFEGEVVEVSPERSKLKALLSIFGRDTPVELEFNQVKKES; translated from the coding sequence ATGGCTGTCGACGATCTTAACTACGACGAGTCTCAAGCCCTTGAGGAGAAAGAGTCTGACGGACAAGTAGAGGAAAAAGTCACTGTACGGACCCAAAGGCCTCGATGGTATGCGGTCCAAGTCGCTTCTGGATGTGAGAAAAAAGTCAAACTCACTCTAGAGCAACGTGTGAAAACTTTTGATCTATCCAATGTGATTTTGGAGGTAGAAATCCCTCAAACGCCTGCTGTCAAGATGCGAAAAGACGGTAGCCGTCACAGCATCGAGGAAAAAGTTTTTCCAGGATATGTGCTTATTCGTATGGCCCTAGATGACGACGCGTGGCAGGTAGTAAAGAACACGCCTCACGTCATCAACTTTGTGGGCGCAGAGCAGCGCAGAGCGCAAGGCCGCGGTAGAGGCCATGTAAAACCGATGCCTCTAAGTGCTGGCGAAGTCAAAAGAATCTTTAAGCAGACTCAAGAGCAAGCACCCGTTGTCAAAATCGATATGGCAGCAGGTGATAAAATCACCGTGCTCTCGGGTCCGTTTAAAGACTTTGAGGGCGAGGTGGTTGAAGTGAGCCCAGAGCGCAGTAAGCTGAAGGCTTTGCTCTCTATCTTTGGCCGCGATACGCCCGTAGAGCTTGAGTTCAATCAAGTGAAAAAAGAGAGCTGA
- the rplK gene encoding 50S ribosomal protein L11 yields MAKKVVALIKLAIPAGKANPAPPIGPALGQHGVNIMAFCKDYNSRTADKAGLIVPVEISVFEDRSFTFILKTPPASVLIKKAAKIEKGSGNPRTEKVGSITRAQLQEIAETKMPDLNANDIEMAMNIIEGTARNMGVEVAG; encoded by the coding sequence ATGGCAAAAAAGGTAGTTGCGCTCATCAAACTGGCTATTCCCGCCGGTAAGGCGAACCCTGCCCCACCGATTGGTCCCGCTTTGGGTCAGCACGGTGTGAATATCATGGCGTTTTGTAAAGATTACAATTCCAGGACGGCTGATAAAGCAGGGTTAATTGTCCCAGTTGAAATTTCTGTCTTTGAAGATAGAAGTTTCACCTTTATTCTTAAAACCCCGCCTGCCTCTGTTTTGATCAAAAAGGCGGCTAAGATCGAAAAGGGATCGGGTAATCCTAGAACTGAGAAAGTCGGTTCGATTACTCGTGCTCAATTGCAAGAAATTGCTGAAACGAAGATGCCTGATCTTAATGCTAACGACATTGAGATGGCGATGAATATTATCGAAGGCACTGCGCGAAATATGGGCGTAGAGGTTGCAGGCTAG